In Gopherus flavomarginatus isolate rGopFla2 chromosome 5, rGopFla2.mat.asm, whole genome shotgun sequence, one DNA window encodes the following:
- the ZBTB1 gene encoding zinc finger and BTB domain-containing protein 1 isoform X3 — MASTSHSTYVLQQLNNQREWGFLCDCCIAIDDIYFQAHKAVLAACSSYFRMFFMNHQHTTAQLNLSNMKISAECFDLILQFMYLGKIMTAPTNFEQFKVAMNYLQLYNVPECLEDIQDTDSSNLKCSSSASSSQNSKMIFGVRMYEDTLTRNGSEVNRWCTEPPSSTINTSHNKEPDEEALQLGSFPEQLFDVCKKSTMSKFSNTKERVSHSRRFGRSFTCDSCGFSFSCEKLLDEHVLTCTNRHSYQNTRFYGIEKIDFSEKDSSSKILSAQSENYKGDTSQAADDSSSPVSNITSRKSSIVASETSGEEGSRATERKRIIIKMEPEDNPEDELKDFNIIKVTDKDCNESTDNDELDDEQEEPLYRYYVAEKINEKRRSRKTLKPRLSIDENARKCLKNTRHLNRKVPPVQEDAENAPCELCGLTITEEDLSAHYLSKHIENICACGKCGQILVKGRQLQDHAQTCGEPQDLTMNGIRNAEEKMDLEENPEEQSEIRDMMFAEILEDFRDSHFQMNSLPNKQLYKHSACPFRCPNCGQRFETETLVVEHMSNCLEQDLFKNAIIEENERDHRRKHFCNLCGKGFYQRCHLREHYTVHTKEKQFVCQTCGKQFLRERQLRLHNDMHKGMASR, encoded by the coding sequence ATGGCAAGTACCAGCCACAGCACATATGTCCTTCAGCAGCTAAATAACCAAAGAGAGTGGGGTTTTCTCTGTGACTGCTGCATTGCTATTGATGATATTTATTTTCAAGCACACAAAGCAGTCCTAGCTGCCTGCAGCTCTTACTTTAGGATGTTTTTTATGAACCACCAACACACCACAGCCCAGCTGAATCTCAGCAACATGAAGATCAGTGCTGAATGCTTTGATCTCATATTACAGTTTATGTATTTAGGAAAAATTATGACTGCCCCTACCAACTTTGAGCAATTTAAAGTGGCAATGAACTATCTACAGTTATATAATGTGCCTGAATGTTTAGAAGATATACAAGATACAGACTCCTCTAATTTAAAGTGTTCATCATCTGCTTCTAGTTCACAGAATAGTAAAATGATATTTGGTGTGAGAATGTATGAAGACACACTTACTAGAAATGGCAGTGAAGTAAACAGGTGGTGTACAGAGCCACCAAGTTCAACTATAAACACATCCCATAACAAAGAGCCGGATGAAGAAGCTTTGCAGCTGGGCAGTTTCCCTGAACAACTGTTCGATGTTTGCAAAAAAAGCACCATGTCCAAATTCTCTAACACAAAAGAACGTGTGTCACATTCACGCCGCTTTGGAAGAAGCTTTACCTGTGACAGCTGTGGGTTTAGTTTTAGCTGTGAAAAGTTACTGGATGAGCATGTATTAACATGCACTAATAGGCATTCATACCAAAATACCAGGTTTTATGGTATTGAAAAAATTGACTTTAGTGAAAAAGACTCTTCTTCTAAAATACTGTCTGCACAATCAGAGAACTATAAAGGGGATACCAGTCAAGCAGCTGATGACTCTTCATCTCCAGTGTCAAATATAACAAGCAGAAAAAGTAGTATAGTTGCATCTGAGACATCAGGTGAAGAAGGAAGTAGAGCCACTGAGAGGAAAAGGATTATCATCAAGATGGAACCAGAGGACAACCCGGAAGATGAACTGAAAGATTTTAACATTATTAAAGTGACAGATAAAGACTGTAATGAATCTACTGACAATGATGAATTAGATGATGAACAAGAAGAGCCACTTTACAGATATTATGTTGCAGAAAAGATCAATGAAAAGAGACGTTCTCGAAAAACTCTAAAACCCCGGTTGTCTATAGATGAGAATGCAAGAAAGTGTTTAAAAAACACAAGGCATCTTAACAGGAAAGTCCCCCCAGTGCAGGAAGATGCGGAGAATGCGCCCTGTGAACTGTGTGGGCTAACAATTACAGAGGAAGATCTATCCGCTCATTATTTATCTAAACACATAGAAAATATATGTGCTTGTGGCAAATGTGGCCAAATATTGGTCAAGGGTAGACAGTTACAGGATCATGCACAGACATGTGGAGAACCCCAGGATCTGACAATGAATGGTATAAGAAATGCTGAGGAAAAAATGGACTTAGAAGAGAATCCCGAGGAACAGTCTGAAATAAGGGATATGATGTTTGCAGAGATATTGGAGGACTTCAGGGACAGTCACTTCCAGATGAACAGTCTTCCAAACAAACAGTTATATAAGCATTCTGCCTGTCCTTTCCGATGTCCTAATTGTGGTCAGCGttttgaaactgaaactctagtTGTTGAACATATGTCAAACTGCCTAGAGCAAGATCTGTTTAAGAATGCTATTATAGAAGAGAATGAAAGAGATCACAGACGCAAGCATTTCTGCAATCTTTGTGGGAAAGGATTTTATCAGCGTTGTCACTTACGGGAACATTACACTGTTCATACCAAGGAAAAACAATTTGTTTGTCAGACATGTGGGAAGCAGTTTTTAAGAGAACGTCAGCTGCGGCTCCACAATGATATGCACAAAGGCATGGCCAG
- the ZBTB1 gene encoding zinc finger and BTB domain-containing protein 1 isoform X2, with protein MASTSHSTYVLQQLNNQREWGFLCDCCIAIDDIYFQAHKAVLAACSSYFRMFFMNHQHTTAQLNLSNMKISAECFDLILQFMYLGKIMTAPTNFEQFKVAMNYLQLYNVPECLEDIQDTDSSNLKCSSSASSSQNSKMIFGVRMYEDTLTRNGSEVNRWCTEPPSSTINTSHNKEPDEEALQLGSFPEQLFDVCKKSTMSKFSNTKERVSHSRRFGRSFTCDSCGFSFSCEKLLDEHVLTCTNRHSYQNTRFYGIEKIDFSEKDSSSKILSAQSENYKGDTSQAADDSSSPVSNITSRKSSIVASETSGEEGSRATERKRIIIKMEPEDNPEDELKDFNIIKVTDKDCNESTDNDELDDEQEEPLYRYYVAEKINEKRRSRKTLKPRLSIDENARKCLKNTRHLNRKVPPVQEDAENAPCELCGLTITEEDLSAHYLSKHIENICACGKCGQILVKGRQLQDHAQTCGEPQDLTMNGIRNAEEKMDLEENPEEQSEIRDMMFAEILEDFRDSHFQMNSLPNKQLYKHSACPFRCPNCGQRFETETLVVEHMSNCLEQDLFKNAIIEENERDHRRKHFCNLCGKGFYQRCHLREHYTVHTKEKQFVCQTCGKQFLRERQLRLHNDMHKGMASSEIGTSKLLKN; from the coding sequence ATGGCAAGTACCAGCCACAGCACATATGTCCTTCAGCAGCTAAATAACCAAAGAGAGTGGGGTTTTCTCTGTGACTGCTGCATTGCTATTGATGATATTTATTTTCAAGCACACAAAGCAGTCCTAGCTGCCTGCAGCTCTTACTTTAGGATGTTTTTTATGAACCACCAACACACCACAGCCCAGCTGAATCTCAGCAACATGAAGATCAGTGCTGAATGCTTTGATCTCATATTACAGTTTATGTATTTAGGAAAAATTATGACTGCCCCTACCAACTTTGAGCAATTTAAAGTGGCAATGAACTATCTACAGTTATATAATGTGCCTGAATGTTTAGAAGATATACAAGATACAGACTCCTCTAATTTAAAGTGTTCATCATCTGCTTCTAGTTCACAGAATAGTAAAATGATATTTGGTGTGAGAATGTATGAAGACACACTTACTAGAAATGGCAGTGAAGTAAACAGGTGGTGTACAGAGCCACCAAGTTCAACTATAAACACATCCCATAACAAAGAGCCGGATGAAGAAGCTTTGCAGCTGGGCAGTTTCCCTGAACAACTGTTCGATGTTTGCAAAAAAAGCACCATGTCCAAATTCTCTAACACAAAAGAACGTGTGTCACATTCACGCCGCTTTGGAAGAAGCTTTACCTGTGACAGCTGTGGGTTTAGTTTTAGCTGTGAAAAGTTACTGGATGAGCATGTATTAACATGCACTAATAGGCATTCATACCAAAATACCAGGTTTTATGGTATTGAAAAAATTGACTTTAGTGAAAAAGACTCTTCTTCTAAAATACTGTCTGCACAATCAGAGAACTATAAAGGGGATACCAGTCAAGCAGCTGATGACTCTTCATCTCCAGTGTCAAATATAACAAGCAGAAAAAGTAGTATAGTTGCATCTGAGACATCAGGTGAAGAAGGAAGTAGAGCCACTGAGAGGAAAAGGATTATCATCAAGATGGAACCAGAGGACAACCCGGAAGATGAACTGAAAGATTTTAACATTATTAAAGTGACAGATAAAGACTGTAATGAATCTACTGACAATGATGAATTAGATGATGAACAAGAAGAGCCACTTTACAGATATTATGTTGCAGAAAAGATCAATGAAAAGAGACGTTCTCGAAAAACTCTAAAACCCCGGTTGTCTATAGATGAGAATGCAAGAAAGTGTTTAAAAAACACAAGGCATCTTAACAGGAAAGTCCCCCCAGTGCAGGAAGATGCGGAGAATGCGCCCTGTGAACTGTGTGGGCTAACAATTACAGAGGAAGATCTATCCGCTCATTATTTATCTAAACACATAGAAAATATATGTGCTTGTGGCAAATGTGGCCAAATATTGGTCAAGGGTAGACAGTTACAGGATCATGCACAGACATGTGGAGAACCCCAGGATCTGACAATGAATGGTATAAGAAATGCTGAGGAAAAAATGGACTTAGAAGAGAATCCCGAGGAACAGTCTGAAATAAGGGATATGATGTTTGCAGAGATATTGGAGGACTTCAGGGACAGTCACTTCCAGATGAACAGTCTTCCAAACAAACAGTTATATAAGCATTCTGCCTGTCCTTTCCGATGTCCTAATTGTGGTCAGCGttttgaaactgaaactctagtTGTTGAACATATGTCAAACTGCCTAGAGCAAGATCTGTTTAAGAATGCTATTATAGAAGAGAATGAAAGAGATCACAGACGCAAGCATTTCTGCAATCTTTGTGGGAAAGGATTTTATCAGCGTTGTCACTTACGGGAACATTACACTGTTCATACCAAGGAAAAACAATTTGTTTGTCAGACATGTGGGAAGCAGTTTTTAAGAGAACGTCAGCTGCGGCTCCACAATGATATGCACAAAGGCATGGCCAG
- the ZBTB1 gene encoding zinc finger and BTB domain-containing protein 1 isoform X1 yields the protein MASTSHSTYVLQQLNNQREWGFLCDCCIAIDDIYFQAHKAVLAACSSYFRMFFMNHQHTTAQLNLSNMKISAECFDLILQFMYLGKIMTAPTNFEQFKVAMNYLQLYNVPECLEDIQDTDSSNLKCSSSASSSQNSKMIFGVRMYEDTLTRNGSEVNRWCTEPPSSTINTSHNKEPDEEALQLGSFPEQLFDVCKKSTMSKFSNTKERVSHSRRFGRSFTCDSCGFSFSCEKLLDEHVLTCTNRHSYQNTRFYGIEKIDFSEKDSSSKILSAQSENYKGDTSQAADDSSSPVSNITSRKSSIVASETSGEEGSRATERKRIIIKMEPEDNPEDELKDFNIIKVTDKDCNESTDNDELDDEQEEPLYRYYVAEKINEKRRSRKTLKPRLSIDENARKCLKNTRHLNRKVPPVQEDAENAPCELCGLTITEEDLSAHYLSKHIENICACGKCGQILVKGRQLQDHAQTCGEPQDLTMNGIRNAEEKMDLEENPEEQSEIRDMMFAEILEDFRDSHFQMNSLPNKQLYKHSACPFRCPNCGQRFETETLVVEHMSNCLEQDLFKNAIIEENERDHRRKHFCNLCGKGFYQRCHLREHYTVHTKEKQFVCQTCGKQFLRERQLRLHNDMHKGMARYVCSICDQGNFRKHDHVRHMISHLSAGETICQVCFQIFPNNEQLEQHMDVHLYTCGVCGAKFNLRKDMRSHYNAKHLKRT from the coding sequence ATGGCAAGTACCAGCCACAGCACATATGTCCTTCAGCAGCTAAATAACCAAAGAGAGTGGGGTTTTCTCTGTGACTGCTGCATTGCTATTGATGATATTTATTTTCAAGCACACAAAGCAGTCCTAGCTGCCTGCAGCTCTTACTTTAGGATGTTTTTTATGAACCACCAACACACCACAGCCCAGCTGAATCTCAGCAACATGAAGATCAGTGCTGAATGCTTTGATCTCATATTACAGTTTATGTATTTAGGAAAAATTATGACTGCCCCTACCAACTTTGAGCAATTTAAAGTGGCAATGAACTATCTACAGTTATATAATGTGCCTGAATGTTTAGAAGATATACAAGATACAGACTCCTCTAATTTAAAGTGTTCATCATCTGCTTCTAGTTCACAGAATAGTAAAATGATATTTGGTGTGAGAATGTATGAAGACACACTTACTAGAAATGGCAGTGAAGTAAACAGGTGGTGTACAGAGCCACCAAGTTCAACTATAAACACATCCCATAACAAAGAGCCGGATGAAGAAGCTTTGCAGCTGGGCAGTTTCCCTGAACAACTGTTCGATGTTTGCAAAAAAAGCACCATGTCCAAATTCTCTAACACAAAAGAACGTGTGTCACATTCACGCCGCTTTGGAAGAAGCTTTACCTGTGACAGCTGTGGGTTTAGTTTTAGCTGTGAAAAGTTACTGGATGAGCATGTATTAACATGCACTAATAGGCATTCATACCAAAATACCAGGTTTTATGGTATTGAAAAAATTGACTTTAGTGAAAAAGACTCTTCTTCTAAAATACTGTCTGCACAATCAGAGAACTATAAAGGGGATACCAGTCAAGCAGCTGATGACTCTTCATCTCCAGTGTCAAATATAACAAGCAGAAAAAGTAGTATAGTTGCATCTGAGACATCAGGTGAAGAAGGAAGTAGAGCCACTGAGAGGAAAAGGATTATCATCAAGATGGAACCAGAGGACAACCCGGAAGATGAACTGAAAGATTTTAACATTATTAAAGTGACAGATAAAGACTGTAATGAATCTACTGACAATGATGAATTAGATGATGAACAAGAAGAGCCACTTTACAGATATTATGTTGCAGAAAAGATCAATGAAAAGAGACGTTCTCGAAAAACTCTAAAACCCCGGTTGTCTATAGATGAGAATGCAAGAAAGTGTTTAAAAAACACAAGGCATCTTAACAGGAAAGTCCCCCCAGTGCAGGAAGATGCGGAGAATGCGCCCTGTGAACTGTGTGGGCTAACAATTACAGAGGAAGATCTATCCGCTCATTATTTATCTAAACACATAGAAAATATATGTGCTTGTGGCAAATGTGGCCAAATATTGGTCAAGGGTAGACAGTTACAGGATCATGCACAGACATGTGGAGAACCCCAGGATCTGACAATGAATGGTATAAGAAATGCTGAGGAAAAAATGGACTTAGAAGAGAATCCCGAGGAACAGTCTGAAATAAGGGATATGATGTTTGCAGAGATATTGGAGGACTTCAGGGACAGTCACTTCCAGATGAACAGTCTTCCAAACAAACAGTTATATAAGCATTCTGCCTGTCCTTTCCGATGTCCTAATTGTGGTCAGCGttttgaaactgaaactctagtTGTTGAACATATGTCAAACTGCCTAGAGCAAGATCTGTTTAAGAATGCTATTATAGAAGAGAATGAAAGAGATCACAGACGCAAGCATTTCTGCAATCTTTGTGGGAAAGGATTTTATCAGCGTTGTCACTTACGGGAACATTACACTGTTCATACCAAGGAAAAACAATTTGTTTGTCAGACATGTGGGAAGCAGTTTTTAAGAGAACGTCAGCTGCGGCTCCACAATGATATGCACAAAGGCATGGCCAGGTATGTCTGTTCCATTTGTGATCAAGGAAACTTCAGAAAACATGACCACGTACGGCATATGATATCTCATTTATCAGCTGGAGAGACTATATGCCAGGTCTGTTTTCAGATATTCCCAAATAACGAACAACTGGAGCAGCACATGGATGTTCATCTGTATACATGTGGAGTATGTGGAGCAAAATTTAATTTGAGAAAAGATATGAGATCTCACTATAATGCCAAGCATTTGAAAAGAACATAA